In one window of Tenacibaculum mesophilum DNA:
- a CDS encoding D-2-hydroxyacid dehydrogenase — protein sequence MKILVNDGISASGIQALENKGFEVINTKVAQEQLENYINDHAIDAITVGNTTQVRQELIDACPSIKLIACLGTEMDNIDVDYAIDNGVHVVNSEDASATSIAELVFAHLFGMVRFLHQSNREMPLEGDMRFNALKKQYSQGTELRGKTLGIIGFDTVGQEVAKTALALGMEVIATDVEIDNATITIPFFDGQSVDFFIETESIDNLLSKSDFITLHLPAQEGYVIETSLFDKMKNGVGIINTSHGGILNEVDLVNAIDSGKVKYAGLDVFESQPRPEIQLLMNPEISMTPHIGASTVEAQDRAGIELANKIIELLSE from the coding sequence ATGAAGATATTAGTGAATGATGGAATTTCCGCTAGCGGAATACAAGCTTTAGAAAACAAAGGTTTTGAAGTTATAAATACAAAAGTTGCACAAGAGCAGCTAGAAAATTATATAAACGATCATGCTATTGATGCTATTACAGTAGGTAATACTACACAAGTGCGACAAGAGTTAATTGATGCTTGCCCAAGCATTAAACTTATTGCTTGTTTAGGAACCGAAATGGACAACATTGATGTTGATTATGCTATTGATAATGGAGTTCATGTTGTGAATAGTGAAGATGCTTCAGCTACTTCAATTGCAGAACTAGTGTTTGCGCATTTATTTGGAATGGTTCGTTTTTTACATCAATCGAACCGTGAAATGCCTTTAGAAGGAGATATGCGCTTTAATGCCTTAAAAAAACAATACTCGCAAGGAACTGAGCTAAGAGGTAAAACATTAGGAATTATTGGTTTTGATACTGTAGGACAAGAAGTAGCTAAAACTGCACTAGCTTTAGGTATGGAAGTGATAGCAACTGATGTAGAAATAGACAATGCAACTATCACAATTCCTTTTTTCGATGGTCAATCAGTAGACTTCTTTATTGAAACGGAAAGTATAGATAACCTATTATCAAAATCAGACTTTATTACACTACATCTTCCTGCTCAAGAGGGATATGTTATAGAAACATCTTTGTTTGACAAAATGAAAAATGGTGTAGGAATTATAAACACTTCTCATGGAGGTATTCTAAATGAAGTTGATTTAGTTAATGCTATTGATAGTGGAAAGGTTAAATATGCAGGATTAGACGTTTTTGAAAGCCAACCAAGACCTGAAATTCAACTATTAATGAACCCTGAAATATCGATGACCCCTCATATCGGTGCTTCAACAGTTGAGGCACAAGATAGAGCTGGTATTGAACTTGCAAATAAAATCATCGAATTACTAAGCGAATAA